TACGGTGACACAGGGGATGACGACATGGCCGAGGTACTGCTCTTCCACCACGCGCTCGGGCTGACCGAGGGCGTCGGCGCGTTCGCCGACGGGCTGCGGCGGGCCGGGCACACGGTGCACGTGCCCGATCTGTACGAGGGGCGTACGTTCGAGGACCTGGAGGCCGGCGTCGGGTACGCCCAGGAGGTCGGCTTCGACACGGTCGCGGCCAGGGGCGAGAAGGCGGCCGAGGGGCTCCCCGAGGAGATCGTGTACCTCGGGCTCTCGCTCGGCGTGGTGCCCGCGCAGAAGCTGGCGCAGACGCGGCCCGGCGCCGCGGGCGCGCTGCTGCTGAGCGCCTGTGTGCCGGAGACCGCCTTCGGCACGGCCTGGCCGGAGGGCGTTCCCGTGCAGGTGCACGGCATGGACGCCGATCCGTACTTCGTCGGCGACGGGGACCTGGCGGCGGCCCGCGAGCTGGTCGCGGGCGCCCGCGACCGCGAGCTCTTCCTGTACCCGGGGTCGGCCCACCTGTTCGCCGAGCGGGGGACGCCGGAGTACGTGCCGGAGGCGGCCGCGCTGTGTGCCGAGCGGGTGCTGTGCTTCCTGGACGCCCTCAAGGGCTAGCGCCCTCGGGGACGGCCTCACGGCGTACGCCCCTCGGGGACGGCCTCAAGCGGTAGGCCCCTCGGGTCAGCCGATCGGTGGACCCCCGTGTCGGCCGTCCCGCCGCCCGGGAGGGGCCGGGCGGCGGACCGGTCGGGGGCGGCGGCGGGCGGAGGATCGGGGCAGGGCGCGGACCCCCGGCGGGGCCGTCCGCGCGGTCGCCGTACCGAGGAGTCCGTCATGCCGAAGTTCCGCCGTTCGTCCCGTGCCGCCCGGGTGCTCGCGCCCGGGGCGGTGGCCGTGGCGCTGCTCGCGGGCTGCGCCCAGGGCTCCGGGGGCACGGCCTCCGCTACAGGTACGAGGACGCCCGCCGGGACCTCCCCCTCGGCCGGATCGCCCACCCCCGGCTCCCCCGTCACCGTGGCGCCCGATCCGGACGGCACGGTCGCCCCGGGCACCCTGCTCGTGACGGACTTCGGCTCCGACACGGTCACCTTCGTCGACCCGGCGCGCGGCGCCACCGGTTCCGTGCGGGTCGGCACCGCGCCGTACGGTCTGGTCGTCGGCGAGGACGGCCGCGCCTGGGTGGCGACCGCCGAGGGCGTGGCGGTCGTGGACACGGCGAGCCGCGAGCGCCTCGCGCTGATCCCGTACCGGACCGACACCGGCCCGGTGACCACGGGCGAGTACCGGGGCGGCGGCATGGGCATCGCGCTCGAGCCCGACGGGCGGCGGGTGTACGTGGGGGTCAACGTGCCCGGGGGGAACGGCACTCTGGAGGTCGTCGACACGGCGGCGCTGAAGGTCACGGACGTCGTCCCGGTCGGCCGGCGCCCGTTCGACGTGGACGTCTCGAAGGACGGCACCGAGGTGTACGCGACGAACCACGACTCCTTCGACGTCACGGTCGTCACGGCGGGGACGCTGGCGCCGCGCCGGATCGAGGTCGCGCCGTACGGAACGGAGGGCGGGCTCGGTTCCTGGCTCAAGCCGCACTACGCGGCCGTGCGGCCCTCGGACGGGAAGCTGCTGCTGCCCTTCGAGGGCGAGCGGCTCGCGGTGGTCGACCCCCGGACGGGCCGGACGACGATCGAGCCGATG
This is a stretch of genomic DNA from Streptomyces sp. R44. It encodes these proteins:
- a CDS encoding dienelactone hydrolase family protein, which encodes MAEVLLFHHALGLTEGVGAFADGLRRAGHTVHVPDLYEGRTFEDLEAGVGYAQEVGFDTVAARGEKAAEGLPEEIVYLGLSLGVVPAQKLAQTRPGAAGALLLSACVPETAFGTAWPEGVPVQVHGMDADPYFVGDGDLAAARELVAGARDRELFLYPGSAHLFAERGTPEYVPEAAALCAERVLCFLDALKG
- a CDS encoding YncE family protein, whose amino-acid sequence is MPKFRRSSRAARVLAPGAVAVALLAGCAQGSGGTASATGTRTPAGTSPSAGSPTPGSPVTVAPDPDGTVAPGTLLVTDFGSDTVTFVDPARGATGSVRVGTAPYGLVVGEDGRAWVATAEGVAVVDTASRERLALIPYRTDTGPVTTGEYRGGGMGIALEPDGRRVYVGVNVPGGNGTLEVVDTAALKVTDVVPVGRRPFDVDVSKDGTEVYATNHDSFDVTVVTAGTLAPRRIEVAPYGTEGGLGSWLKPHYAAVRPSDGKLLLPFEGERLAVVDPRTGRTTIEPMTANTHQHGTAVTADGTLLTVGTGPIDPDVDEGPSLTVRTPGGAERVYPLEGPHESVAVSRDGRTAYVTGGFTRDGYWDGLTVVDLGTGDTRRLPAGSRPLGIAVL